A stretch of DNA from Trueperaceae bacterium:
CTCGGGGAGCGTGACGACCTCGGCGGCAGCCTCTTCGGTGACGGCTTCGCCGGCGGGCGAGACGAGGAAGAACTGGTCGCCCAGGGCTTGACCCCGCGTGTGTCCCGGCTCGGCGTCGCGCCTGAAGGTGTAGAGAGGGTGACCGCCGTAGGTGACCTGCAGCGTGCCGTCGGCCCGCTCGATCGTGCCGACGAGGGAGGCGTCGAGGCCCTCGCCGACCGTCGGCGCCTCGCCGGCCGCGACGGTCACGGGCGGCCAGTTGTTGGTGCAGGCGTCGACACAAGCGCTGGCGCCGCCCTCGTCGAGGAGGTAGAGGTAGACGCTCCGACCCTCCTCGGTCACGAGGTGCTCGCCCCAGCGTGCGTCGGTGGAGAGCTTCAGGGTCGCGCTCGTCGCCTGGGCGAAGACGTCGCCGGCCAATGCGGCGAACCCCAGACAGAGCGCGGCTAGGAGCGTGGGACCATGCTTCTTCACAGCTTCAGGCCTCCGGGTGGCTCGTGGATTCCTCGCACGAGCGAAGGCCTCGGGCTGCCCGTGACAAGTGTGCGGCCACCTCAACGAATCTGACGGGCGTGACGAAGGGAACCGACCCTTGCCGTGTGCGCGCCTCGGGTACATCGTATATCGGGACGTTTGTCCCTGGCAATGCGGAGCGGACCGTGCCGCGCGCGGCGCGTAGCCCGATCACCTGGCGAAGGTCTTCCGGCGTGCTACTATCTACCTTTGCGCTTCCCGGGGATGGGCCGGACGGCCGTGGAGAGTACACACCCCGTGGCGAAGCGACCCGGAGCTGCGCCCGGACGTGCCGGGTGCGCACCTCGAGCGTGTCGAGTTTCGTGGCGAGCGGGCGGGCGCTCGCGTGTGTGAGGAGACAGGGTGGCCAAGTCCAGGGACAAGAACGTCGACGAGGCCCTAGCGGCCACGGCAGCCGCCGAGGCGGCGTCCGCCGGCGCCGCGGCCGACAAGGGCAAGGGCGCCGGGGCGAAGGGCGCCGCTGGCAGGTCCGCGGCCAAGGCCGACGGGGCCGCGAAGAAGGCGAGCGAGAAGAAGGCCGCTGGCTCGCAGGCCGGCGCCGAGGGCAAGCCCGCCAAGTCGGAGAAGGCCGCGCCCGCCGCGGCGGACGGTGCCGCTAAGGCCTCCGCCAAGAAGG
This window harbors:
- a CDS encoding c-type cytochrome, producing MKKHGPTLLAALCLGFAALAGDVFAQATSATLKLSTDARWGEHLVTEEGRSVYLYLLDEGGASACVDACTNNWPPVTVAAGEAPTVGEGLDASLVGTIERADGTLQVTYGGHPLYTFRRDAEPGHTRGQALGDQFFLVSPAGEAVTEEAAAEVVTLPEEQMAALMEQGELVFSSNCAVCHGAEGQGLIGPRFAGNDALGDKDYVVDRVLNGFIDHGMPAWRNVLSDDQISAVLTFVRNSWGNEFGAVLAEEVAAAR